From Arachis hypogaea cultivar Tifrunner chromosome 3, arahy.Tifrunner.gnm2.J5K5, whole genome shotgun sequence:
aacataaaattaatatGTACAAATAACTCATTAAATGATTTAAACATGATTAGATCCttcatataaatatttatatatatttttatctattcttcctattaattatattattttttagattaattttaatatactattaatataaaattattttatatatatatttaattacataatatcatattaataaaataaatattttttatatttattacgtaaataattatttaaagaaCAATTATAAATATACGATTATATTATAATGAAAATTCATGTGcagtcaacttcacatgaagttaatagttgagaaCTGTTAGAtggtttgattgatttgactaaatttttatctaacgattcttaactattaatttcacgtgaagttgactgcacctgagtttccatctAATATTACACTAGTTAGggtatcaaaattattttttgttttttctcgtGCGGTGGTGGCGCATTCGTTTAATTTTATAAAGAAAATGAAGAGATAAATAAAACAGCGGAAAATGAGAGTTCCAAATAAAAAccgttctttcttttctttctgtcAACATTCCATCAAAACTTCCGTCAGTATTCTCATCCACGGTTCTCTCTGTTGAACACCAAAAACCCTTTGCTTCTGCCAACAGAAACTATTAAGACTTCGCTCGCCAATACCACCAAACCCTAACGATTTCCAAAGCGGTCATTGTGACCTTTCATCTTGTGACTCGCTGAATTGAATCGGATTCGAATCTGACTCATCGGAAATCTATCCACTCACTCATGGGTGCTGCGGGCTCTAAGCTCGAGAAGGCTCTCGGCGACCAATTCCCCGAAGGAGAACGTTACTTCGGCCTAGAGAATTTTGGCAATACTTGTTACTGCAACAGTGTTTTGCAGGTTTCTCAACTGATTCATGGTTTTCGTTCTTTAATTCTATCTTCTGCTTTCAATCCTTAGCATcgatgattctttttttttttttcctttccttttggtCTATTCATTCTATGGGAAGTTTGCTGAAGATGTGTGTTTTTTGGTTCTGCTGTTGACTTGCTTCTTGAACTTCGACGTGCTTGATTTGTGAATCGATATTAGGATTGGGGATGTGCGATTTTTACTTCCGACCCGCGACTCTTAATCATCTTTCATAAGTTTTTTGTTGAAATTGATTGATAGTCTATTGAAATTTTAAGGCTAAACTATTATTCAATGTTTTCTTTATATGGTCCACACTACATTTTGTAAAAGCATTTACCTTTTCTAAAAACATCTTTAGTGATGGTATATGAAGATGTGTATGATTATTCTTGTTTTGTAAATATCTTCATGGTTCTTGACTAGTAACTTATCATTTCATTTTGCTACTTACTGCAGGCACTATACTTTTGTGTTCCATTTCGTGAACAATTACTAGAGTATTATGGAAATAACAAAAGCATTGGGGAGTTGGAAGAAAATCTTTTAACTTGCTTAGCTGACTTATTTTCACAGGTAATTAGCCTGTAGTTTGGTCGATTCTGGGCTTCACATGCATCATGCCCCAGCTTGTTTCATCTTTGATAAACTCAACCATGATATTTGTTCTTTGAATGCCTTTGAATTTGTAgccgttttattttttttatttgataacaATATtactagacttttttttttttatttatatgttgattcatttatttatttattttggtagaAGAAAATTCATCAGAGATAAGAGATAAACAAGTACAAGCATAGAAGATAAAATATCCTATTAAATAAAAACAGGAAATAGAAGAGCCTCCAACCAAGACAAATTGTATGCTTCTTTATCTTGGTTGCAATTTGTAAATGTTAAACATATATTTATTTCTCTTGGTGTAGATAAGTTCGCAGAAGAAGAAAACTGGTGTCATTGCTCCTAAACGATTTGTGCAGAGGttgaaaaaacagaatgaaatcTTCCGCAGCTATATGCACCAGGTATGTTCAAACTGTCAAGATTCAAGAATCAACTTCCTTCAATGAAATTCATTAGAAACATAATTTTTTGTTGTGGATTTCCTTATTTTTTCCCTTCTGGGTAGGACGCCCACGAATTCCTGAATTATTTGCTGAATGAACTTGTTGACATTTTGGAGAAAGAAGCCCATACTGTACAAAATGATCAAGAGACGTCCCCACCTTCTGAGAAGGCTGCAAACGGGCTCACAAATGGTACAATTAATGGTGCAAAGAAAGATCCTTTGGTTACTTGGGTGCACAAAAATTTCCAGGTGACCTTGTTCTGCCAATTTAACATTTGCCACCTTAAATTTTGATTGTTAATCCTTCTTTTGTGGGTAGGGGAAGGGGGTTACTCTTGTAATGAACATAAAATATCTTATATATACTTCTTTCTGTATGGATTTTCATTATTGTAACTTGCTCTGATTAGGGAATACTCACAAATGAAACAAGGTGCTTGCAATGTGAAACAGTGACAGCCAGAGATGAAACATTTCTTGACTTGAGCCTTGATATTGAGCAAAATAGTTCAATTACAAGCTGTTTGAAAAATTTCAGTTCCACTGAGACGTTGAATGCTGAAGACAAATTTTTTTGTGACAAATGCTGCAGGTATATTTATTTACCTTACAGTTTCACTAGCAGGCACAAATTTAAGCTTTATATTGCCTCAATCGTTTTGAATCATATGCCTTTATCTCAACAATTTCATTGGTTTTTATACCTCAAGTTTTCTTATGATACCAGTTTGCAAGAGGCTCAGAAAAGGATGAAGATAAAGAAACCACCTCACATCTTGGTCATCCATTTGAAGCGGTTTAAGTACATGGAACAGCTGGGCCGCTACAAGAAGCTATCTTACAGAGTTGTCTTCCCCCTCGAGCTGAAATTGAGTAACACCGTTGATGAAGCAGACATTGAGTATTCTCTATTTGCGGTGGTTGTACATGTGGGAAGTGGCCCCAACCATGGGCATTATGTTAGCCTTGTGAAAAGCCATAATCACTGGTTATTTTTCGATGACGAAAATGTTGAGATGATTGACGAATCTGCTGTGCAAACTTTCTTTGGATCAGCACAGGAATATTCCAGTAATACAGACCACGGGTACATTTTGTTCTATGAAAGCCTTGGCCTGGGTAACCGGAGTTAGACGGAGGAGTTCTATGAATTTTAGGTACTCAATCATTTGGAACCCATCtggtttatatatttattttctttactACCGTCTTCATTTTTCAACCCTTTGAAGGAGATTTTACGTCCTTCAGACAGAGGATATACGGTTGTGAAAATGTAAACTTAGGTGGATGGCATGTACAGTGGATGACGataacattatatttttttttttttttgcattttctttttcacaaTAATAGCAGTAAAAATATATGGGTGGAAATTTCACCGACATCGCTGCAAATGTCCACCAAGATTAGCAACTAACTTGTGTTTGAATAATTTGCACTCAGACTACACTTTACAGTGTATATATTACTAAGTTTTGTTATAGGTGGGCATTCTTTGGACTAATAAGAGTATGTCTTCGGACGCATAAACTAACTACTTGAGTATCCATTCCAATGATGTTTCAAATGGCGCTGGGATTAAATGATTTTATTGTGAAAAGCTGGGCGGAATAAGGAAGTATCATTCTGCGTTACCATAACTCATGTATGACCAAGGTATTAGATTAAAGTCGAGTATTTTTAGTAGTTACATCGCTTTGAACCTATAACGTCGCATTTCAGCAATTATCTGCTGTACAAGGGAAGCAGGGAACAAGTAgtattattaaaaaagaaaaaagacatCAAAACTAAGGCAACATATCGTCAGACTCCTAGGTGCAATGCTCATTCTATTCCATAAAACAATGGAACATATGCTAAATTCTAAATGACTGTAAGCATGAAAGTATCCTCGTCCAGCAAAGTTTCAAGATCAATGAGGTTATcaaattctcttctctcttctgaaCTCCTATGATGTTTTAGCTGCAAAAGGCATATACACAAGATGTTCTTTACTGCCACAAACAGAACAAACAGTCATGTGCAAGGCCTGATATAATGCTCTCAAGTTGATGCAACTCTGAATTCATAAATCTCACACGAAGAAATCAATGTTGAGCTTGAGCAGAACGTTTGGATATATTTTTAACGGAATGAAAATTACTGCTTTGATATATtgactggaaaaaaaaaaagaacataccGCTGATTTACAAAGCAGGAAAATTGATAAAAACTCATAAAAGAAGGGGTAAAGTACCTGGTTTTCTTGGATCTCAGTTACAACATTCAACAGCCTATGGTATTGGTCTCTTGCCTCTGGATACTGAACCATTGACTTCACCCTGGATAGGGCTTTCTGCAACCTTTCCTCTGTTTGCTTTCTGCCTTCTTTCAAGAAATCATACTCATCCTCCTTGCACTGTGTATCTTGTACCATAGTTCCCTCGGGAACATCTTCCAATTTAAATCCACGTAAACCACTACCTTTTCGGCGCCAGCGCAAAATAACTTTTTCTAAAATTCCAACTGACCAAATTATCTTTCCACAGTTCTTCCTAACCTGGTGCCCCCTTACATGAGCCTAAATAATGGAAACTGAGAAGTTAGAATCATATCAATTAGAAGCGTTCCTGGAAGAAgaataggaataaaaattaaaggTAAATGTGAACAGTATGACCATTTATGACATTGGGACACACCTGAATTTTAACTATTCTTTGGCGAATCATCAAAAATTCTTTTCTGCCCTTCCAACTGCGGAATTTGTTCTGGATTCGTATTGCAGCTGCATGTACAGGCTCATTGCGTTGTCCAACCTTGTGTGGTTTTACAGTTATAAGAGAAAGAGCATCTTCATCAGATATTCCAAATTTATCATCATATTCTTTCAGTTGTTTTCTTTGGAAAGATTGCACTCTATAAACTTCATGAATACGTGCAGCAGCCTGGCTGGCATTACACACTGCTGCCAGTGAATCTTTCAGTGACAGTTCATATGATAGGCGATCATCATTAACTTCAGTAGTATTGTGTTGGACTCTGTATACTACTTTTGATCCAGAACTTTCTCTCGTGTCCCTGTTCATATCAAGAGATAATAGTTGCACGCTTATTGAAGATTCTGCAAgataccctgcaattcctttgtgACCGTTTGCAGAAGCCAGGTCAGCTGGTGTTCTACCAGAAGGATGCTCTGGGCTTGGATCAGTCAGCACCCCAGGTGCTGCGCCAAGAGAGATGAGGGAAGCAACTGTGAGCTCCCTGAAAATTAGAATTGAGACGTATGTAAAGAAAGTCCAATCATTGAAGTACTATAATTAGTTTATCCAGATTTTGTTGGAATTTTTAATACAGTTCCCAGCAGAACTTTTATCAGTTTCTTGATTGAAGACATTTCATCCATCAAGCCAATAACAAACTATTTCTCACATACTAGCAACAAAGTTGCAATTAATATTAGTGATATAATCAGCTATAAACTTATAATATGGTAGACAGATATAATCAGCTTCAAATACTACTTTGATCAAATGCATTACATTCTACAAGCACTAAAGTTCTCACCTGCCACAGAATGCAGCCCAATGAAGAGCAGTCCATCCATTTACATCGCAGAAGTTCACATTTACACCAGCAATTACTGTGGGTTGTAAGGCCCAATCATAGCCAAGAGCAGCCGCAAGATGAAGTACTCCTTGGCCACCCTCATCCAATACATTAGGGCCTTTCCCATCTTCGATGACTTTTTGAAGGAGCCACCCAAGTAACTTATCTTTCAAAAGATTTTGAAGCAGATGCTCCTGTACATTTTGTGGAGAAAAATCTTTCTCTAGAGTAAGTTTCAGCAGCTTATCCCaatcatcctcctccttcctcagCAAAGAACTTATTTTACTTCTCAGTTCAGATTTCTCGCTTACACTGATTGGATCGAAGTTTTGAGGTAAGGTATGCCCCATGTACAGCAGCTCTTCAAATCGCACACTGAAATTATCAGAAATGCTCTCTCTCTGCTCAGCTGCATTGTTGACTTCTTGAGTGTAAATGTCTCGGAAATCAAATTCTCGTATTTCACTACATGCTAACCTATTGGAACAAGTTACATAGAAAGGAATCCTCCCAGTTTTATGTGGAGGAGTATAACAAGAAAGAACACCATTGTCAATGATATTAGCTGGCACTTCTACCTCACCGAACATGCAAGACCATTTACATTGTTCAGCTTCCTGTAGACTCCTCAAGAATTGTCCATAAATGAGAATCTGTACAAGTTTGTAACAAATGAAGAAACAAATAATCAAAATTATAGAACTGAAGAAGTAATATGAATGAGTTGGGAAAAAGTCCAGTGAACATAACATCAAAACTGAGAGCAAGTACAGAATATCAAAAGATCCACCTTAGTTTCTGAACCTTCAAATGCCCAGCTTGGGGAAAAGTCAATAATAGTAAAAAGTTGATCATGGGAAATAGATGGATCCAGTGCATAGGTATCCAGGTGCACTTCAGAAGGAATAGTTGCATTGTCcacatcattttcattttcaacTGTACCCCAATAAGCACTAAAAGTGGATGGAGTTTTAGATTCTTCCACATCTCCAAGTTCTTTACTCATCCATTGGTTGAAACTGTCAAGCTTCTTCAGACCCTCTTCTGCAAGGGATCCATCTAACAGAGCCTTCTTTAGAGTTAAATTTGTATCATCTATTCCATCCAGGCTTCTATTGGTTTCTATCTTCTCTTTTGCATCTAATAGTTTTTCTTGAGGGTCATCTATCATAAGAACCTTTGGTTTATCTTGATGTATAAGACACTGTTCCAAGGATCTTTGAGGATCAAATTCATATAACTCATTCATTACCTGCCAATTTCCTTCAACTTGTACCATATTTTCTTTCCCATTCACTTTGGTAATATTGGTGGTGAAATTTGACCTCATTAGAGAGGGATTGCTATTGATTCCCATGTTATCAGGTTGGATTTCAGGGAGTACGGGTTGAAGAGGCATGTATTGACTTCTCCCATTATTTTCCAAGATATATTCCCACATTGAAAAGCCAAGGTGTTGTGGGGGTTCATATGCCAATCTAACATTATGAATGTCTTTGATTTTGCCAGCTTGACTGAGCATGATATGATTCATCCCAGGAGTGCCACACAACTTCTCTTGTTCATCTGTGATGGTTTCAATATTGCAATTAGTACAACATATCAGGTAAGAACCTGCATGAATACAGAGGCGTGGATATATGGAAGATAAAAGCGTAAAGCaaataaaaatgaagaaattTACTTATGAACTGTGGCGGGCAATAAGGATCAGGAATCTTCTCAACAACTGGGTGTTGTGTCTCAAGGAAGGAGTAGTCTTCTGAACTTGCATAATTATTCAATGCTGTAAACACTACACCAAGTTACAACTTACAAATACGAAATACAAACAAACACAAGAAAATACTAAAGAGCTAAGGCATAAATATTAACCGAACTATGTTTCTCTATTCTTGAAAGTAAAACATCTGAAATCATCAACAAAATGAGGCTACAAACAAAAGAAATACCTGACTCAGCTTCTTCATATTCTGTTGcttgagtgctcttcatgcttgTTGTATCTATTGTATGTGATGGAACCTGGTAGTTATGTGGATGAAGACTACATGATAAAAAAATTTCCTTCTCTGTGGAACCTGGTAGTTTGTCAATTTGTGCATAAGGAAGAGATTCTTGATTTTCTTTGGCAGCACCTCTAAAATTTGCCTTAGTTGCCTGATTATTTTAAGCAAAAgggaaagggggggggggggggttaaaGATTATCTTGACCATCTAACTAGTTTCCAAAAAATAGCAGATAAAATTGTAGCATGTTACCTTCACTTCCCTATAATGGACAAGAACAATGTGCGAGAGTTCCCTACAATAATATTTAGATACAATAAATGAGACAAGATGATACCAAGAAGAGGTCAATCCACAGTTAGATGCATGAAATAGAAACGATCTATTTCtggaatataattaaattaaacataagaATGTGATCAACTGTTGCTGAATCTTTCTCATCGGCACTAGGTAAAGCAAAGCAAATCACCATTAACCAAGAAGAAACACCTACATAAGGACCAGTATGTGCGTATTTGAAAGTTTTCATTTTCCTGGATAAAAATATAAAGGAGAACCTCTGCTGAGATCTTTAATaacattaagaaaaaaaaaatcttactcATCAAGCATCCAGTATGTGCgtctttgaaaattttcattttcttctccgTGTGCATAATAGCAGTGCAACACATCCACACTTCCAGCCTAAAAGCATCACAATccattcaaattaataatttataagaaagaaagaagctaTTGATACACGTCCTAGAGCAGAATTCATTTTTAATGGCAATAAATAAATCTTACAGCTTCATTTATCATTTCAGTGCCTGCTAAATGTGAGTTGTAACTTGTAATAAAACTTATGATGGTGATCTTAGCTTCTATATATTTACCTTAAGTCTCTCATGAGCTTCCCTCACTGTTTTTCCATCCTTTTTCTTTCTCCAGTTGTGGCCATCCTTTCTAAAGTATCTCAGCACCTTCCGATCAAACAGGAAAAGTGAACCACCTAATGTCAACCAAAAATATAATTAGACAGAGGAACATCTTGAAATCAAACACAGCACACTGATGCTTGACAATAGTGCAGGCCCAAGTCACCTCATAAAATGTTAAATCTAGAAAATATTATGTGTTTAGTTTGCGTTtgcatttttgttttcatttttagtgttttctgtTTTGAAGATTTTGTGAAAGAAATAGTGAAAACAGGAtatgaaaatagaaaacaagattttattgtttttcctattttctctttCCCGCAACAAAATCTTGAAAATAGAGAATACTGAAAATTAAAATGGAAAGTGAAAATGCGAACCAAAAGTGCCCATGAATAATAATTCCCTCCCCTTATCcctttcaaatagaagaagaaaaacaagtaaCGGAAAAAGAATTTTAATTCCTTTTTGCCCAAATCAAGTAAAAGGAAGTCGTTAAGAACTCAAGACAACTGTTGACTTGGGAAGAAGAGAATCATACTTGGCGGCATATGTGCAGGCTCTGGAGCAATTTGGAACATTTTATAATTACTGAGAATTTCACAAATTTCAGCTGGGCGCAGCCATCGACGCTGCGCTTCTATAAGAATTTGCTCAATATCTGTTTCCATGAGAGAATAGCAATTAGATATTGATACAGATTGCTTTAAATAACTCAGAGAAACGCAATTAATAACAGTGATACAGTACTGCTTCCCTTACTCAGGTCAGTGAAGTGGacggaaaaaaagagagaagagaagaaaaagaaacagaaaatgaaagcttcaatttttTAGTCAATATATATTGAAGCAAACATGGACAACAAGAGACTGCAATTCACTCCCGATTTACGCATACCAAGATTTGTAAGCAACTTGATTCCCTTTTCATCACTAACAAGATAACTATCTAGTCCGGTTTCTTATGAACCAAGTCAACCAAACTAcagaaataagaaagggaaaaaaaacttCTGAGTACTAAGACATGGCAGTTGAAGCTAAGCTAACCAAGTTCAAACATGCAGAGACTATAGACTTCAAAACTCAACACAAACCATTGTCCACCCTTATTCTGAGATGAGAAAGCTGGCTACAAAACCATGCAAAATTTTCTTCACTGAGTAATAATCAGAATTAATATTTTGGGACTGGAAGAAAAAGGCCTCACAGAGTTCTTGTTAAGGGAAATAGGGAAATGTTCGTATAATATGATGCTATTGCTATGATTCTAGCAGTCACATATCTATTTTGGAAATCAACTAGAATGAAGAAAGCATGTAAGAGATAATCCGCAAAAAGAGGGTCAAAGAACGCTTACTAAATTGATTAGGGGGAACATAGCACTTGACGTCAGCCATGGAAATGGAATCCAAGTCACAATCACTTGGGATGGGTTAGATTCAACCGCAGTTTTGTAGAACTGTAAGCAGCAAAGCAGAGTTGTCTTTTGAGATTTTGAGCGGAAAAAACATTCAGACTAGACAAGGCtacgtatttttttatttttcattctttttcaccTAAAATCTAAACAAAAAGAGATAGAGATGTTGTAGTACAATGATGAATGAATGTGTAATGTAATGTTGGAAAGTTCAAATCAAGGTTTAACGCGGAGAGAGAATGTAATGATGTTGTTTTTTGGAAGAGATACtgtattgcttttttttttcgacGCGGGAGTGCGGGACGTACAACTAGCAAGGGTAGTGTAGCAGTGTCAGCATAACGTAATAATAAGTAGAAGCGCCACTTTACACTTGTCAAAGGGTGATGCAAATTTGTTTGACTGATatattttctttctcaatttctaTTTGACTAACCTTTCTTTCCTGGAACCTTCGCAAATACCCTTTCTTTCACCCGTAGACTTTCTGGTCCATATTTATATTGCACCCTCTGTCTCCTCTTCTTGTCATTTTCTCCACCCGCGATAAATAATGACTAATACTTCTCTAACAAAGTCAAGACCGTTATTACATTGTGTTTATGCTTTGAGATGGCCGTTGATTGTGACGTCATTGCATCCTGGTCATGTATTGAAATGTGACAATGTTTTACACACTcaataactcttttttttttttctgggtgaagaagagagagtatatgtcatttgaattataatttgttgGCTTTTTCATCGACAtttcatttatatataaattttagacTACATTAAAATGTTATACCCATATATATTAAACAACATtacattttattaaaataaatttaatttgcatatattattaaataattaaaaccaATTATCTTTAAgacttattattatttgtatcataatatgataataaattaataattcaaatgaaagaataatataattattaatgtattaaaattaaaattttataatatattaacacATTAGGGAACTAAAATTAGCATCAGAAAGTAGTGTAGCCTACCGGGGAAAGAAAAAGGTAGAACAACCTGGTCATATTTGCTTCTCAACCCTGCATAATTATTGCATTGTTCGAAGAATTCCGTTGCATTTAAGGGATTAACTTCTTTAACTCATAAGGTACtaactaaaagagaaaaagaaaggaccCACCTCAATAGTTTTTTCTCTTCAAGATAGCAATAGATCATGCTCAATAGTCAATAGTATGATAATCCCATTCATACGGACGTCTTGAAAGCAGAAATTTTAACCAAGCTTTATTTACCCTAGCATTAACATAGAAAATCAACATAAATAAAATGATACTcaactattttaatttatcatgAACGCAAGGAATGGAAAAAAAATGAGCCTCACGAAAAATAGGCACtaaaaatttcaatgaaaaaattgGTCACCATGAAAGTCATATATCAAGAAAGATTTTCCAAATCAACACCAAAAATTACCTATGAGAAGGGGAGAATAAAAAGATAGATTGATTCATATGGTAACAATAAGGAACAACATATACATTTAACTTCATAAGATCTTCAAGGAAGGGACTGCGGTTATGACCATCTTTTTTCAGTGCATTTGGTCCATAAACAGACAAAAACAGAAGCATACAATCAGAAGCTCAGAACAATTTAAAGCATATTAGTAGTGtaatatataaatactaaaacaGGAAATTGTGAAAGTTACCTGTGTTACCTAACATAGAGCTCTTCTATCCTCTTCTCAAGACCCTTCTCCAACACATTCTGATCAGCAATTTCTGTGCTGCATCAGTTCTTCCATTCTCTGGTCAAAACCTTCCTTCTCTTCTCTAGCTTGATCTCAGTTTTCACCTGTTTAATGGGGAAAAAGAATTACTTTCACTCTTGAACTTAAAATTATGCCTGAATCCAAGCACTTGTGAAACTGAAGAAAACCAGCATGCACACACCAAATGAAATACAGATCAGAACCCTTGCCTAAACTAGTAATCCGTCAGCAAAGATAATTATGAGCTGTTTAAAGCCTCCTGAatgtccaaaatataaaaatcaattcaaaGGGCTCAATTTAGAGAAGACTTGAATTTGGACTTCAAAATGAATTTCAACACAAGTAAAGAAACAACCTGTTTGGATTTGCAAATTGAGAATCACTAGGGAAAAAAGTGCATGTCCGGGTGAGTGAGTTTTACATCTAGGTCAAAATGCAAAGCAGagcattttcataatttattccaTTCTTTCATATATAGTGATAAAATTGATAAGGGAAAATATAAAGgatagtaaaaaaaaatcatgaCTTTACCCACTTTACAATAAAAACATTGAAAGAAACACAtctaaagataaaataatattgaccgtccaaaaatcaaatttctgaaATCCTTGTTCTGTGAAATATGTAGCCACATCGTTTCTTTTGGCTTATCTGCATTTTTCTCAAATTTCCTAGTAACAAATCTATAGAATGAAAAAATAGTAATTTTCAAGCTAATATAAGATCAttttaaaataacaatgaaattACTAACGGGATATTACTACATATCAAATTCTTTtccaaatataataaatttaatttaaagctTACCAGTTTAGTTACTAAGCACAAATCTATTGAATAATTTCATAACTCACAAGGGTATATTTACCTAAGTAAAATGTAAGTCGGTCCAAAAATAAGCTTTCTAAGATACGTAACTCGACATTATCATCCAC
This genomic window contains:
- the LOC112734384 gene encoding calmodulin-binding transcription activator 3 isoform X9, which codes for MFQIAPEPAHMPPSGSLFLFDRKVLRYFRKDGHNWRKKKDGKTVREAHERLKAGSVDVLHCYYAHGEENENFQRRTYWMLDEELSHIVLVHYREVKATKANFRGAAKENQESLPYAQIDKLPGSTEKEIFLSCSLHPHNYQVPSHTIDTTSMKSTQATEYEEAESVFTALNNYASSEDYSFLETQHPVVEKIPDPYCPPQFINEQEKLCGTPGMNHIMLSQAGKIKDIHNVRLAYEPPQHLGFSMWEYILENNGRSQYMPLQPVLPEIQPDNMGINSNPSLMRSNFTTNITKVNGKENMVQVEGNWQVMNELYEFDPQRSLEQCLIHQDKPKVLMIDDPQEKLLDAKEKIETNRSLDGIDDTNLTLKKALLDGSLAEEGLKKLDSFNQWMSKELGDVEESKTPSTFSAYWGTVENENDVDNATIPSEVHLDTYALDPSISHDQLFTIIDFSPSWAFEGSETKILIYGQFLRSLQEAEQCKWSCMFGEVEVPANIIDNGVLSCYTPPHKTGRIPFYVTCSNRLACSEIREFDFRDIYTQEVNNAAEQRESISDNFSVRFEELLYMGHTLPQNFDPISVSEKSELRSKISSLLRKEEDDWDKLLKLTLEKDFSPQNVQEHLLQNLLKDKLLGWLLQKVIEDGKGPNVLDEGGQGVLHLAAALGYDWALQPTVIAGVNVNFCDVNGWTALHWAAFCGRELTVASLISLGAAPGVLTDPSPEHPSGRTPADLASANGHKGIAGYLAESSISVQLLSLDMNRDTRESSGSKVVYRVQHNTTEVNDDRLSYELSLKDSLAAVCNASQAAARIHEVYRVQSFQRKQLKEYDDKFGISDEDALSLITVKPHKVGQRNEPVHAAAIRIQNKFRSWKGRKEFLMIRQRIVKIQAHVRGHQVRKNCGKIIWSVGILEKVILRWRRKGSGLRGFKLEDVPEGTMVQDTQCKEDEYDFLKEGRKQTEERLQKALSRVKSMVQYPEARDQYHRLLNVVTEIQENQVLYPFFYEFLSIFLLCKSAVCSFFFSSQYIKAVIFIPLKIYPNVLLKLNIDFFV
- the LOC112734384 gene encoding calmodulin-binding transcription activator 3 isoform X10, encoding MADVKCYVPPNQFSGSLFLFDRKVLRYFRKDGHNWRKKKDGKTVREAHERLKAGSVDVLHCYYAHGEENENFQRRTYWMLDEELSHIVLVHYREVKATKANFRGAAKENQESLPYAQIDKLPGSTEKEIFLSCSLHPHNYQVPSHTIDTTSMKSTQATEYEEAESVFTALNNYASSEDYSFLETQHPVVEKIPDPYCPPQFINEQEKLCGTPGMNHIMLSQAGKIKDIHNVRLAYEPPQHLGFSMWEYILENNGRSQYMPLQPVLPEIQPDNMGINSNPSLMRSNFTTNITKVNGKENMVQVEGNWQVMNELYEFDPQRSLEQCLIHQDKPKVLMIDDPQEKLLDAKEKIETNRSLDGIDDTNLTLKKALLDGSLAEEGLKKLDSFNQWMSKELGDVEESKTPSTFSAYWGTVENENDVDNATIPSEVHLDTYALDPSISHDQLFTIIDFSPSWAFEGSETKILIYGQFLRSLQEAEQCKWSCMFGEVEVPANIIDNGVLSCYTPPHKTGRIPFYVTCSNRLACSEIREFDFRDIYTQEVNNAAEQRESISDNFSVRFEELLYMGHTLPQNFDPISVSEKSELRSKISSLLRKEEDDWDKLLKLTLEKDFSPQNVQEHLLQNLLKDKLLGWLLQKVIEDGKGPNVLDEGGQGVLHLAAALGYDWALQPTVIAGVNVNFCDVNGWTALHWAAFCGRELTVASLISLGAAPGVLTDPSPEHPSGRTPADLASANGHKGIAGYLAESSISVQLLSLDMNRDTRESSGSKVVYRVQHNTTEVNDDRLSYELSLKDSLAAVCNASQAAARIHEVYRVQSFQRKQLKEYDDKFGISDEDALSLITVKPHKVGQRNEPVHAAAIRIQNKFRSWKGRKEFLMIRQRIVKIQAHVRGHQVRKNCGKIIWSVGILEKVILRWRRKGSGLRGFKLEDVPEGTMVQDTQCKEDEYDFLKEGRKQTEERLQKALSRVKSMVQYPEARDQYHRLLNVVTEIQENQVLYPFFYEFLSIFLLCKSAVCSFFFSSQYIKAVIFIPLKIYPNVLLKLNIDFFV